GGCCGGGTGCGCGTACGACCAGATGGGGAAGAACGCGAGCTGCTCGGACTGGCGCGCCGCGGCCTCGGCGAGACGGCGCCGGCCGTGCCCGGCGTTGACGACGAACAGGCCCGAGAGTCCGTCGATGTACCGGCGGCCCTGCGAGTCCCAGATGTGGTGGCCCTCGCCCTTGACGATGATGGGCACGCCGGGGCCCTCGGTCATCACGGACTGCCTGGCGAAGTGCATCCAGAGGTGGTCGCGTGCCATCTGCTGCAGATCGGCGTCGCTGCGGATCGCGGCCGTGGTGGCGGGTGCGGAGTTCATCGTGTCCCCCAGTCGTAGAGCTGTTTGTGGAGTTTGAGATAGACGAACGTCTCGGTCGAGACGACGCCGTCGAGGCCGCGGATGTCGCGGTTGAGGATGCCGATCAGCTCGTCGTCACTGGTACAGACCACTTCGGCGAGCAGGTCGAAGGAGCCGGCCGTCATGACGACGTAGCTGACGCTGGGAAGTTCTGCCAGGGCGTCGGCGACGACGCTGACGTCGCCGGTGACCTTGATGCCGATCATGGCCTGGCGGGCGAAGCCGAGCTGCATCGGGTCGGTGACCGCGACGATCTGCATCACGCCGCTGTCGACGAGACGCTGCACGCGCTGCCGGGTCGCGGCCTCGCTGAGCCCGACCGAGCGGCCGATGTCGGCATAGGAGCGGCGGCCGTCGGCCTGCAGCTGCTCGATGATCGCCTTCGACGTGTCGTCGAGAGCGATCGCCGTGCGGTTGGTTCCGGGCATCACTGC
This is a stretch of genomic DNA from Microbacterium sp. YJN-G. It encodes these proteins:
- a CDS encoding Lrp/AsnC family transcriptional regulator: MPGTNRTAIALDDTSKAIIEQLQADGRRSYADIGRSVGLSEAATRQRVQRLVDSGVMQIVAVTDPMQLGFARQAMIGIKVTGDVSVVADALAELPSVSYVVMTAGSFDLLAEVVCTSDDELIGILNRDIRGLDGVVSTETFVYLKLHKQLYDWGTR